One window from the genome of Oceanisphaera sp. IT1-181 encodes:
- a CDS encoding endonuclease/exonuclease/phosphatase family protein, protein MLRPRIAPHQLVHQHQPLDDNELGVMCWNTQKLTLSPEFQLCLTQLLAQFPTRLLLLQEAKLALSQRLQLDGWSYAVSPNIQTPTHLFGVLTAGQCAFDDITTVLSHGRELTFATHKSQVITHHSLKSGDTLLVANIHAINFVRHGQFHHEIAVLRQVLLQHKGPLIVAGDFNVWSRSRRLYLAQFCRAMGLKRAVMEDAKYIKTYRKQPLDFIFYRDLKLRSAIAINTPTVSDHNPIYAQFTR, encoded by the coding sequence ATGCTTCGCCCTCGAATAGCGCCCCATCAGTTAGTGCACCAACATCAGCCGCTGGATGATAACGAGCTGGGCGTTATGTGTTGGAATACGCAAAAGCTGACCTTGAGTCCGGAGTTTCAGCTGTGTTTAACACAACTGTTAGCGCAATTTCCTACCCGCTTATTATTACTGCAAGAGGCTAAGCTGGCGCTCAGTCAACGCCTGCAATTAGACGGCTGGTCGTATGCGGTTTCGCCCAACATTCAAACGCCAACCCACTTATTTGGTGTGCTCACCGCCGGCCAATGCGCCTTCGACGACATTACCACCGTGCTCAGCCACGGCCGCGAACTGACGTTTGCCACCCACAAGAGCCAAGTGATTACCCATCACTCGTTAAAAAGCGGTGATACCTTATTAGTGGCTAACATTCATGCCATTAACTTTGTGCGCCACGGCCAATTTCACCATGAAATTGCCGTATTGCGCCAAGTGCTGCTGCAACATAAAGGGCCATTAATTGTGGCGGGAGACTTTAACGTTTGGAGCCGCTCGCGACGTTTGTATTTGGCACAGTTTTGTCGCGCCATGGGCTTAAAAAGAGCGGTCATGGAAGATGCAAAATACATTAAAACCTATCGTAAACAGCCTTTGGATTTTATTTTTTATCGGGATTTAAAACTGCGCTCGGCCATCGCCATCAACACGCCCACCGTCTCAGATCACAACCCCATCTATGCGCAGTTTACGCGCTAG
- a CDS encoding ADP-ribosylglycohydrolase family protein — MPNYHASPTTQTDRAAGAIMGAFIGDALGVGPHWYYDLAELRRKYGDWIDDYTTPKLGHYHEGLKAGEPSQSGVILRLTLVSLIAHQGYKQADFCQRLEQDLFTQLDFTKLDSSAKQGPGGYTSQSIRETWHKRVQLQLPWEKCAGTADNTEALERTLGIAVCYAGRPKLLNAAVCANTRLTQDDEMVLAHTLAFNGLLGLLIEGHALDAALSDKLLAQVDQGELPFCLPSATHADQELDLDDLSETNLSCADALLTPAFMANLAASSETRIEPAWRVSEAYGMACSIYQLVPAAYYLAARFSDDFESAVLHAINGGGHNMARAMLTGALVGAQVGLSGIPQRFIDGLANGEELVKLAKQVAEINTCEE, encoded by the coding sequence ATGCCTAACTATCACGCATCGCCTACGACACAAACTGACCGAGCAGCCGGTGCCATTATGGGTGCCTTTATTGGCGATGCTTTAGGCGTGGGCCCGCATTGGTATTACGACTTAGCCGAGCTGCGCCGTAAATATGGCGACTGGATTGATGATTACACCACGCCTAAGCTGGGCCATTATCACGAAGGCTTGAAGGCCGGTGAACCGTCGCAATCAGGGGTTATTTTACGCTTAACCCTAGTCTCGCTGATTGCTCACCAAGGTTACAAACAAGCTGATTTTTGCCAACGCTTAGAGCAAGACTTGTTTACGCAGCTAGATTTTACCAAGCTTGATAGCAGCGCCAAACAAGGCCCAGGCGGTTATACCAGCCAGTCGATACGCGAAACTTGGCATAAGCGTGTGCAACTGCAATTACCTTGGGAAAAATGTGCAGGCACGGCCGACAACACAGAAGCACTAGAGCGCACCTTAGGGATTGCCGTCTGTTATGCGGGCCGGCCTAAGTTATTAAACGCGGCCGTCTGCGCTAACACCCGACTAACGCAAGATGATGAGATGGTATTAGCGCATACCTTGGCGTTTAACGGGTTGCTGGGCTTACTTATTGAAGGTCACGCGTTAGATGCAGCCCTTAGCGATAAATTACTGGCACAAGTGGATCAAGGTGAGCTGCCCTTTTGTTTACCGTCTGCTACCCACGCTGACCAAGAGCTCGATTTGGACGATTTGTCAGAAACTAACTTAAGTTGTGCCGATGCCCTGCTTACGCCAGCTTTCATGGCTAATTTGGCAGCGAGCTCAGAGACGCGCATCGAGCCCGCTTGGCGGGTATCAGAAGCTTATGGCATGGCCTGCTCTATTTATCAGCTAGTGCCGGCAGCCTATTATTTAGCGGCACGCTTTAGCGATGATTTTGAGTCAGCGGTATTACACGCCATTAATGGCGGCGGCCACAATATGGCCCGCGCCATGCTCACCGGCGCGTTAGTCGGCGCACAAGTGGGCTTATCGGGGATACCGCAGCGCTTTATTGATGGCCTAGCCAATGGCGAGGAGTTAGTGAAACTGGCCAAGCAGGTGGCAGAGATAAATACATGTGAAGAGTGA
- a CDS encoding putative bifunctional diguanylate cyclase/phosphodiesterase has protein sequence MIVHFVEHSALLLALCWLMTLNSRYWEHHDNAAKLVSGVLLGIACVVGMSIAIELEAGWVFDARSVILSIAAFVGGPLVAGIAGVIAAGYRIWLGGAGMSGGLIVIAFSVLLGLVYRHLQQRDKVGKGIVSLFCFGLVVHTALLLHFALLPIPNRSSIALEMGLPMLLVMPLATVCLGWMLENIKRRIQDERELRIAATAFEVRQGLLVADAHNRILRINQTFTDITGYQIAEVVGREASLLRSGRHEASFYQAMWQQLVEAGRWQGEIWSRRKNGDVYPGWLSISAVRSPQGQITHYVSSMEDLSERKASEERIRDLAFFDALTGLPNRSLLLERIQRVMDTASRSGRYGAVLFLDLNSFKSINDLHGHHTGDQLLCQVATRLSEAMYTSDTVARLGADEFVIVIENLSTDHQHAADRAEQYARRIHHLLSKPYTIGLLELRRGASLGITLFKDGAYSVDELIQHAELAMQQSKSSFEERIRFFDPAMQEAVSTRLLLEEDIRRGLQAEEFIPHFQPQLNDRGQATGAEVLARWAHPQRGVLAPGVFSEVAEQAGLIEQIDLQMLRQACQQLAVWQREPDTAALTLAVNLSARLLYQPNFVATLLEFLTQSGADPHRLKLELTETMLLDDMSAAIARMHELREHGIRFSIDDFGTGYSSLSYLQKLPLDQLKIDQSFVRELPENSSSLAIIKAICALADSLQLEVIAEGVETEQQYHQLLDLDCRHFQGYLFGRPMPLAEFSHWLSANQTTSRLSLPL, from the coding sequence TTGATTGTCCATTTTGTGGAACACTCTGCTTTGTTGCTCGCCTTATGCTGGCTGATGACGCTGAATTCTCGTTACTGGGAGCACCATGATAATGCTGCAAAGCTTGTCAGTGGTGTGCTGCTCGGTATCGCCTGTGTGGTGGGCATGAGCATCGCCATTGAGCTGGAGGCGGGCTGGGTATTTGATGCGCGCAGCGTAATCTTAAGCATTGCCGCTTTTGTGGGTGGCCCCTTAGTGGCAGGTATTGCCGGGGTGATTGCCGCTGGCTATCGCATTTGGTTGGGTGGTGCTGGCATGAGTGGCGGCCTGATCGTGATCGCTTTTTCTGTGTTGCTAGGCTTAGTTTATCGCCATTTACAACAGCGCGATAAAGTCGGCAAAGGCATAGTTTCACTGTTTTGTTTTGGCTTAGTCGTACACACAGCCCTGTTATTGCACTTTGCTTTGCTGCCCATTCCCAATCGGTCCTCCATTGCGTTAGAAATGGGCCTGCCCATGTTGCTGGTAATGCCGCTGGCCACCGTATGCCTCGGTTGGATGCTCGAGAATATTAAACGCCGTATTCAAGATGAACGAGAACTGCGCATTGCCGCGACGGCATTTGAAGTTCGCCAAGGCTTGTTAGTCGCAGATGCGCACAATCGTATTCTTAGAATTAATCAGACGTTTACAGACATCACTGGCTATCAGATAGCTGAAGTCGTGGGCAGAGAAGCCAGCCTGTTGAGATCTGGGCGCCATGAAGCGTCTTTCTATCAAGCCATGTGGCAGCAGCTAGTGGAAGCAGGGCGTTGGCAAGGGGAGATCTGGAGCCGACGTAAAAATGGTGATGTTTATCCGGGATGGCTGTCGATAAGCGCAGTACGCAGCCCTCAAGGTCAGATCACCCATTATGTGTCCTCAATGGAAGATCTTAGTGAGCGTAAGGCCTCGGAAGAGCGTATTCGAGACTTGGCTTTTTTTGATGCATTAACCGGTTTACCTAACCGTAGTTTGCTGCTGGAGCGCATTCAGCGTGTGATGGATACGGCAAGTCGCAGCGGGCGCTATGGGGCGGTACTGTTTCTTGATTTAAACAGTTTCAAAAGCATTAACGACCTGCATGGCCATCACACCGGTGATCAGCTTTTGTGTCAGGTCGCCACTCGTTTGAGTGAGGCTATGTATACCAGTGATACGGTGGCCCGTTTGGGTGCCGATGAATTTGTGATCGTGATTGAAAACCTCAGTACCGATCATCAGCACGCTGCCGACCGAGCCGAACAATATGCAAGGCGCATCCATCACCTACTGAGCAAGCCTTATACCATTGGGTTACTGGAGTTACGCCGAGGCGCGAGCTTGGGTATTACCTTATTTAAAGACGGCGCTTATTCGGTGGATGAGCTTATCCAGCATGCGGAGCTGGCGATGCAGCAGAGCAAATCCTCGTTTGAGGAGCGGATACGCTTTTTTGACCCCGCGATGCAGGAGGCGGTGAGCACGCGCTTGTTGCTTGAAGAAGATATTCGCCGAGGTTTGCAGGCCGAAGAATTTATTCCGCATTTTCAGCCCCAGCTCAATGACCGCGGCCAAGCGACGGGTGCCGAAGTGCTGGCCCGTTGGGCGCATCCTCAGCGTGGTGTGTTGGCGCCCGGTGTCTTTAGTGAGGTGGCAGAGCAGGCGGGGTTGATTGAGCAGATTGACTTGCAGATGCTACGGCAAGCTTGCCAACAACTGGCTGTGTGGCAGCGAGAGCCGGATACAGCTGCACTCACCTTGGCTGTTAATCTCAGTGCTCGGTTACTGTATCAACCTAATTTTGTGGCAACCTTGCTTGAGTTTCTAACGCAATCGGGGGCAGATCCGCATCGGCTGAAACTCGAGCTGACTGAAACTATGTTACTCGATGATATGTCGGCGGCCATTGCTCGTATGCACGAGCTTAGAGAGCATGGCATCCGTTTTTCGATTGATGATTTTGGTACCGGTTATTCATCATTATCTTACTTACAGAAGCTGCCGCTGGATCAGTTAAAAATTGACCAATCTTTTGTGCGCGAGCTGCCAGAAAACAGCAGTAGCTTAGCGATTATCAAGGCCATTTGTGCACTGGCCGACAGCTTGCAGCTAGAAGTGATTGCCGAAGGTGTAGAAACCGAACAGCAATATCATCAGTTATTGGACTTAGACTGTCGGCACTTTCAGGGCTATTTATTTGGCCGCCCCATGCCATTGGCTGAATTTTCGCACTGGTTAAGTGCTAATCAAACGACCAGCCGGCTTAGCTTGCCTCTTTAA
- a CDS encoding glycosyltransferase → MKKVLVIGYVWPEPNSSAAGSHMLSILQLYKQQGWQVEFATPAQRTEHMIDLAAEGISSQSIVLNCDSFDSYIAQYAPDIVMFDRFMMEEQFGWRVEKHCPNALRILDTEDLQCLRHARHQAHKANREMTTADLFSDIAKREIAAILRCDLSLIISDFEMQLLQDTFKVDAHLLQHLPFMVDLAQLPTQTLGFNERQHFMTIGNFRHAPNWDAVLYLQQIWPLIRQQLPEAELHIYGSYPPPKATALHNPKTGFLIKGWADDAFVVMEQARVCLAPLRFGAGIKGKLLDAMIMQTPSITTTIGSEGMHGELTWPGAIVEVGMDAEGAQAFADAAVALYQDEVRWQQAQRQGTALLKQRYDGEQLGEQLINRITEIAGQLDAHRLANFTGSMLRHHSMMSTKYMSQWIAAKNA, encoded by the coding sequence ATGAAAAAAGTATTGGTGATTGGCTATGTGTGGCCAGAGCCTAACTCGTCGGCGGCGGGCAGCCATATGCTGTCGATACTGCAGCTTTATAAGCAACAAGGCTGGCAGGTGGAGTTTGCTACGCCAGCGCAGCGCACCGAGCATATGATAGATCTGGCAGCTGAGGGTATTAGCAGCCAAAGCATAGTGCTCAATTGCGACAGTTTTGACTCTTATATCGCCCAGTACGCACCTGATATCGTCATGTTTGACCGCTTTATGATGGAAGAACAATTTGGCTGGCGAGTAGAAAAACACTGCCCTAATGCGCTACGTATTCTCGATACCGAAGACTTACAGTGCTTACGCCATGCCCGCCATCAGGCCCATAAAGCTAATCGCGAGATGACCACTGCCGACTTATTTAGCGATATTGCCAAGCGTGAAATTGCCGCCATTTTACGCTGCGATCTGTCGCTGATTATCTCAGATTTTGAAATGCAGCTGCTGCAAGACACCTTCAAGGTCGATGCCCACTTACTGCAACATCTGCCTTTTATGGTGGATTTAGCCCAATTGCCAACACAAACGCTGGGCTTTAATGAGCGCCAGCATTTCATGACCATAGGCAACTTTCGCCACGCTCCCAACTGGGATGCGGTGCTCTATTTACAGCAAATTTGGCCGCTGATCCGCCAGCAATTGCCAGAGGCCGAGCTGCACATTTACGGCTCTTACCCGCCGCCCAAAGCCACCGCCTTACATAATCCTAAAACAGGCTTTTTAATTAAAGGCTGGGCAGATGATGCATTTGTAGTGATGGAGCAAGCACGGGTTTGCTTAGCACCCTTGCGCTTTGGTGCCGGTATTAAGGGTAAGTTATTGGACGCCATGATTATGCAAACGCCAAGTATCACCACCACCATTGGCAGTGAGGGCATGCACGGTGAGCTGACATGGCCGGGCGCCATTGTAGAAGTTGGCATGGATGCAGAAGGCGCACAAGCGTTTGCAGATGCGGCCGTGGCTTTGTATCAAGATGAAGTGCGCTGGCAGCAAGCGCAGCGGCAAGGCACAGCACTCTTAAAACAACGCTATGATGGTGAGCAATTAGGCGAGCAGTTAATTAACCGTATTACGGAGATCGCAGGCCAACTTGATGCGCACCGCTTAGCCAACTTTACCGGCAGTATGCTGCGTCATCACAGCATGATGAGCACCAAGTATATGTCGCAGTGGATTGCCGCTAAAAATGCCTGA
- a CDS encoding mannose-1-phosphate guanylyltransferase/mannose-6-phosphate isomerase, with the protein MLFPIIMAGGHGSRLWPLSRQQHPKQFLTLLDTDWSLLQATLLRLQGLATQLPLVICHEDHRFLAAEQLRQLAQAHPQSLTAAQIMLEPMGRNTAPALAVAALYAEQTAVAMLSETGASPTVTDTDAIILALPADHAISDVPAFQAAIKAALPLAQAGKLVTFGITPTHAETGYGYLRRGAPIANTAGFVVEQFVEKPDQATADGYVADGNYDWNSGIFMMQASRYLSELARWQPEVLAACRAALAKSERDLDFIRLDVSSFAASPDISVDYGVMEHTSEAAMVALAAGWSDVGSWSALAEQLTPDAQGNTLRGDVLTEQISNSLVMAEHRLVAALGVQDLVIIETKDAVLVAHKDREQEVKQLVARLAAAGRTEHIMHRECHRPWGKFDAIDSGDRYQVKRITVNPGARLSLQLHHHRAEHWVVVSGTARVTLGDEVRLVSENQSVYIPVGQLHALENPGKLPLELIEVQSGAYLGEDDIVRFSDSYGRTERGTL; encoded by the coding sequence ATGTTATTTCCGATTATCATGGCGGGCGGCCATGGCTCCCGCCTGTGGCCCCTGTCGCGCCAGCAACATCCCAAGCAGTTTTTAACGCTGCTGGATACAGACTGGTCTTTGTTGCAAGCCACACTGCTGCGCTTACAGGGGTTAGCCACGCAGCTGCCCTTGGTCATTTGCCATGAAGATCACCGTTTTTTAGCCGCCGAGCAGTTGCGCCAACTGGCTCAAGCTCATCCGCAGTCGCTCACAGCGGCGCAAATTATGCTCGAACCTATGGGACGCAATACCGCACCCGCGCTGGCCGTAGCCGCCTTATATGCCGAGCAAACCGCTGTCGCTATGCTGAGTGAAACTGGCGCTAGCCCTACGGTGACTGACACAGATGCCATCATACTGGCGCTGCCCGCCGATCATGCCATCTCTGATGTGCCCGCCTTTCAAGCGGCAATCAAGGCGGCATTGCCCTTGGCTCAAGCAGGTAAACTGGTCACCTTTGGCATTACACCTACCCACGCCGAAACCGGTTATGGGTATCTGCGTCGCGGGGCGCCCATTGCCAACACTGCTGGGTTTGTGGTGGAGCAGTTTGTGGAAAAACCAGACCAAGCCACCGCCGATGGCTATGTGGCGGACGGTAACTATGACTGGAATAGCGGTATATTTATGATGCAAGCCAGCCGTTATCTGAGCGAATTAGCCCGCTGGCAGCCAGAGGTACTGGCCGCATGTCGGGCGGCGCTGGCCAAGAGTGAGCGCGACTTGGATTTTATCCGCCTAGATGTCAGCTCATTTGCCGCCAGCCCTGATATTTCTGTCGATTACGGCGTGATGGAGCACACCTCAGAGGCAGCCATGGTGGCCCTGGCCGCCGGTTGGAGCGATGTGGGCTCTTGGTCGGCTTTGGCTGAGCAACTCACTCCTGATGCACAAGGTAATACCTTGCGCGGCGATGTGTTAACCGAGCAGATCAGTAACAGCTTGGTCATGGCCGAGCATCGCTTAGTGGCGGCGTTAGGCGTGCAGGATTTGGTGATTATAGAAACCAAAGACGCTGTGTTGGTAGCTCATAAAGATCGTGAGCAAGAGGTTAAACAACTAGTGGCACGGCTGGCGGCAGCTGGCCGAACCGAGCACATTATGCATCGCGAATGCCATCGCCCTTGGGGTAAGTTTGATGCCATAGACAGTGGCGATCGCTATCAGGTAAAGCGCATTACCGTGAATCCGGGCGCACGTTTGTCACTGCAATTACATCATCACCGAGCCGAGCATTGGGTAGTGGTGAGTGGCACGGCCCGCGTCACTCTGGGCGATGAGGTACGGTTGGTCAGTGAAAATCAGTCGGTGTATATTCCCGTGGGTCAGCTGCATGCGCTAGAAAACCCGGGCAAGCTGCCCTTAGAGCTAATAGAAGTGCAGTCGGGCGCTTATTTAGGGGAAGACGACATAGTGCGCTTTAGTGATAGTTACGGCAGAACCGAGCGCGGGACGCTTTAA
- a CDS encoding pseudouridine synthase → MRLDKFICKSTELSRTEARRVIHAGEIIVNGEIVTNEATQVHENNLITLAGRRLVARPSRYLMMHKPAGTLCSNVDGVYPSLFHRLDIDRADDLHIVGRLDADTTGLVLLTDDGRWSYHITHPDSGCNKVYRVTLRDSLTPDTAQLFNQGIRLQGEAKLTLPAQLESVTPTEVLLTIVEGRFHQVKRMFAAVGNKVVSLHREQIDQLRLDVPVGEWRHLTAEEVMSTSGQP, encoded by the coding sequence ATGCGCCTCGATAAATTCATCTGCAAGAGTACCGAGCTGAGCCGAACCGAGGCCAGACGCGTCATCCATGCCGGCGAGATTATCGTCAACGGTGAAATAGTGACCAATGAGGCGACCCAGGTACATGAAAACAACCTGATTACTCTGGCCGGACGGCGGCTGGTCGCCCGGCCCTCCCGTTACCTCATGATGCACAAGCCAGCCGGCACCCTGTGCTCGAACGTGGATGGTGTCTATCCGTCGCTGTTTCATCGGCTGGATATCGACCGAGCCGATGATCTGCATATCGTCGGCCGTCTGGATGCGGATACCACCGGCTTGGTGCTGCTCACAGACGACGGGCGCTGGTCTTATCACATTACACATCCAGATAGCGGCTGTAATAAGGTGTATCGGGTGACACTCAGAGACTCACTGACCCCAGACACCGCTCAGCTGTTTAACCAAGGTATTCGCTTACAAGGTGAAGCTAAGCTCACCTTGCCGGCTCAATTAGAGTCGGTGACACCCACCGAGGTGCTGCTCACCATTGTTGAGGGCCGCTTTCATCAAGTGAAACGTATGTTTGCCGCCGTGGGTAATAAAGTAGTGAGCCTGCATCGTGAACAAATTGATCAGCTGCGCTTAGATGTACCAGTAGGCGAATGGCGTCATTTAACGGCAGAGGAAGTGATGAGTACTAGCGGTCAGCCGTAG
- a CDS encoding GNAT family N-acetyltransferase, translating into MTVTIAPFDTEHQPHIRAIREAVFIQEQGVLPELEFDGLDASAMQVLAVVDGQYVGTGRMLDDGHIGRIAILRHYRGLGLGAKVVQALIAEATRLSYPRVYLGAQTHAVDFYAKLGFTPYGDEFMDAGIPHLSMEKSLI; encoded by the coding sequence ATGACCGTCACCATAGCCCCCTTCGACACCGAACATCAGCCACACATTCGCGCTATTCGCGAGGCGGTATTCATACAAGAACAGGGGGTGTTACCCGAGCTGGAGTTCGACGGTCTGGATGCCTCTGCCATGCAAGTGCTGGCGGTGGTGGACGGCCAATATGTAGGCACGGGCCGCATGTTGGACGATGGCCATATTGGTCGCATCGCTATTTTGCGCCACTATCGGGGCTTGGGGCTGGGTGCCAAAGTGGTACAGGCGCTGATCGCCGAGGCCACTCGCCTGAGTTATCCGCGGGTATATCTGGGCGCGCAAACCCACGCCGTCGACTTCTATGCCAAGCTGGGCTTCACCCCCTATGGTGACGAGTTTATGGATGCCGGGATCCCGCACCTGTCCATGGAAAAGTCGTTAATCTGA
- a CDS encoding polysaccharide lyase, with amino-acid sequence MKERHDGKSLFGVIPRGASSGVERKPWIPNGARERVMFMNKIQCLLHTMFVVFLLLLSNPANAKVYSSKLISFNSWPAWTIYGQKQVEKDFGNYKVLQGGNRLRIDKQKGLRFYLPKGSLGSSQGGGIIKSSIVKKSNYSFSFDIRFDSRFPWSKGGKIPGLSGGKGYTAGHPAWKGDGFSIRIMWREGGRLIPYVYHMDQPGKYGDTFGATIGYLNSKETFNIRYWVKLNNGNKKDGILKIFIDNVLMFEKRDIRFKNNESKIDTAHISVFPGGGTNDWKMTGDGYIRIDNIKWQ; translated from the coding sequence ATGAAAGAGCGTCACGATGGCAAAAGTCTGTTCGGGGTGATCCCACGGGGAGCATCTTCTGGGGTGGAGCGCAAGCCGTGGATACCGAATGGAGCAAGAGAGCGGGTGATGTTCATGAATAAAATCCAATGCTTACTTCACACAATGTTTGTTGTTTTTTTGCTTTTATTGAGCAACCCAGCTAATGCGAAAGTGTACAGCTCCAAATTGATATCATTTAATAGCTGGCCTGCCTGGACCATTTATGGACAAAAACAAGTAGAAAAAGATTTTGGCAATTATAAAGTCCTGCAAGGTGGCAATCGATTAAGAATAGACAAGCAGAAAGGATTAAGATTTTATTTACCTAAAGGCTCTCTCGGCAGCTCACAGGGCGGGGGAATCATAAAATCTTCCATTGTAAAAAAAAGCAACTACAGCTTTTCTTTTGATATTAGATTTGATTCTAGATTTCCATGGAGCAAGGGTGGGAAAATTCCAGGCTTGAGTGGTGGCAAGGGCTATACCGCAGGCCACCCCGCATGGAAGGGTGACGGATTTAGTATACGAATCATGTGGAGAGAGGGGGGACGGTTAATTCCTTATGTATACCATATGGATCAGCCAGGTAAGTACGGAGATACTTTTGGAGCGACCATAGGATACCTAAATAGCAAGGAAACCTTTAATATCAGATATTGGGTGAAGCTGAATAACGGAAATAAAAAAGATGGAATTTTAAAGATTTTTATCGACAATGTTCTTATGTTTGAAAAAAGAGACATTAGATTTAAAAATAACGAAAGTAAAATCGACACGGCTCATATCTCTGTATTCCCAGGCGGCGGAACTAACGATTGGAAAATGACCGGAGATGGTTATATAAGAATAGATAATATCAAATGGCAATGA